The genomic DNA ACTTTTTCACTCGTTATTCATAACGAGCCAAGCGTCTTATTACGTATAAGTGGAATTTTTGCTCGGCGTGGGTATTATATTTCTTCTTTACATTTAAACGAAAAAGATACTAGTGGTGTTTCTGAAATGAAACTCACAGCAGTTTGTACTGAAAATGAAGCGACATTACTTGTTAGTCAACTGAAAAAGTTAATTGATGTACTGCAAGTAAATAAATTATAAGGAGTGTATGGAATATGAAAACGTATTATGAGAAAGATGCAAATGTAGAGTTATTACAAGGGAAAACAGTAGCGGTAATTGGTTATGGATCTCAAGGTCATG from Bacillus basilensis includes the following:
- a CDS encoding ACT domain-containing protein; this translates as MSHTFSLVIHNEPSVLLRISGIFARRGYYISSLHLNEKDTSGVSEMKLTAVCTENEATLLVSQLKKLIDVLQVNKL